In Pseudomonas sp. R76, one genomic interval encodes:
- a CDS encoding methyl-accepting chemotaxis protein, with the protein MSQPRARIASQLGLALAVILAVVISGSTVFALRSLDSANLDTREEHLASEARLLADQLNTFHSTLRESTQRLSGLFEKRFVAGLSVRADQPVTVAGVQTPSLLLGDDVLNNNFDEVDEFKQMSGGVATVFVRSGEDFIRISTSLTKQDGNRAIGTVLDHQHPAYQRLLAGQNYIGRAVLFDRSYMTQYSPVRDASGKVIAVLFIGFDYTDEQKAQFDNLKRFRIGQTGSLALLDEQKHWLVPPAGVQALDQAIPVMLDLAKKPGEGRFWSDKNEDFYSVSVPFEGGPWSVVASMPKSEIRAVTWAVGIRLVIGSMLAMLLAVGAAVWLLRSKLQPLSDLVRQAEALGAGDLSARLNVSSHDEIGQLARSFNQMGEALSTMVSHIRKAAEDVNSRAQALSGLSGGAYEGMEQQSGEITSMAGAVEEFSATSLNIADNMGNTERLAQENAQQTRIGRTSMQEASSSLEHIAAALNSTATVINTLGQRSQEIGGIVGVITSIAEQTNLLALNAAIEAARAGEQGRGFAVVADEVRNLASRTRQATDEISGMIQSIQQETGNAISTMEQGNVLMQEGLSRNADVASALARIDEQSRSAGQQFAAITTATQEQSSTATLLSSNLQSIALANSEQREVVSNLAVTAKELETLAAGLRHEVDRFR; encoded by the coding sequence ATGTCCCAACCTCGCGCTCGGATCGCCTCACAATTAGGTCTCGCACTCGCCGTTATTCTGGCTGTCGTCATCAGCGGCAGTACGGTTTTCGCCCTGCGTTCCCTCGACTCCGCCAACCTCGACACGCGCGAGGAACACCTGGCCAGCGAGGCGCGCTTGCTCGCCGACCAACTCAACACCTTCCACAGCACCTTGCGCGAAAGTACCCAGCGTTTGAGCGGGCTGTTTGAAAAACGCTTCGTCGCCGGGTTGAGTGTGCGTGCAGATCAACCGGTCACCGTGGCCGGCGTGCAGACTCCGAGCCTGCTGCTGGGCGATGATGTGCTGAACAACAACTTCGATGAAGTCGATGAGTTCAAGCAGATGTCCGGTGGCGTGGCCACGGTGTTTGTGCGCAGCGGCGAAGACTTCATCCGCATCAGCACCTCCCTGACCAAGCAGGACGGCAACCGCGCCATCGGCACGGTGCTCGATCACCAGCACCCGGCCTATCAGCGCCTGTTGGCCGGGCAGAATTACATCGGTCGGGCGGTGTTGTTCGATCGTTCCTACATGACCCAATACAGCCCGGTGCGTGATGCCAGCGGCAAAGTGATCGCCGTGTTGTTTATCGGCTTTGATTACACCGATGAGCAGAAAGCCCAGTTCGACAACCTCAAGCGCTTCCGTATTGGCCAGACCGGTTCCCTGGCGTTGCTGGATGAACAGAAACACTGGCTGGTGCCTCCCGCGGGCGTGCAGGCGTTGGATCAAGCGATTCCGGTGATGCTCGACCTGGCGAAGAAACCCGGCGAAGGCCGCTTCTGGAGCGACAAGAACGAAGATTTCTACAGCGTCTCGGTGCCGTTCGAAGGCGGCCCGTGGTCGGTGGTGGCGAGCATGCCGAAGTCCGAGATCCGCGCAGTCACCTGGGCGGTGGGGATTCGCCTGGTGATCGGCAGCATGCTGGCGATGTTGCTGGCGGTGGGCGCGGCGGTCTGGCTGCTGCGCAGTAAGTTGCAGCCGCTGAGTGACTTGGTGCGCCAGGCCGAAGCCTTGGGTGCGGGTGATTTGAGCGCGCGCTTGAATGTGTCCAGCCATGACGAAATCGGTCAACTGGCGCGCAGCTTCAACCAGATGGGTGAGGCGCTGTCGACGATGGTCTCGCACATCCGCAAAGCCGCGGAAGACGTCAACAGCCGTGCCCAGGCTTTGTCCGGCTTGTCTGGCGGTGCCTATGAAGGCATGGAGCAGCAGTCCGGCGAGATCACCAGCATGGCCGGCGCGGTGGAAGAATTCAGCGCCACCTCGCTGAACATCGCCGACAACATGGGCAATACCGAGCGCCTTGCCCAGGAGAACGCCCAGCAGACCCGCATCGGTCGCACCTCGATGCAAGAGGCGTCGTCGTCGCTGGAACATATCGCGGCGGCACTGAACAGCACGGCCACCGTGATCAATACCTTGGGGCAGCGCTCCCAGGAAATCGGCGGGATCGTCGGCGTGATCACCTCGATTGCCGAACAGACCAACTTGCTGGCGCTCAACGCCGCTATTGAAGCCGCCCGCGCCGGTGAACAAGGCCGTGGTTTTGCCGTGGTCGCCGACGAAGTGCGCAACCTGGCGTCGCGTACGCGCCAGGCCACCGATGAAATCTCCGGGATGATCCAGAGCATTCAGCAGGAAACCGGCAACGCCATCAGCACCATGGAGCAGGGCAATGTGTTGATGCAGGAAGGACTGTCGCGTAATGCCGACGTGGCCTCGGCGCTGGCGCGGATCGACGAGCAGAGCCGCTCGGCCGGTCAGCAATTTGCCGCGATCACCACGGCGACCCAGGAGCAGAGCAGCACCGCGACCTTGCTCAGCAGCAACCTGCAGAGCATTGCCCTGGCCAACAGCGAGCAGCGTGAAGTGGTGTCGAACCTGGCCGTTACCGCCAAGGAACTGGAAACCCTGGCGGCCGGCTTGCGCCATGAGGTGGACCGCTTTCGTTGA
- a CDS encoding LysR substrate-binding domain-containing protein — translation MSRRLPPLYALRAFEAASRHNSFTRAAEELSITQSAVSRHIRTLEEHFACRLFQRSGRNLQLTEAARLLLPGVREGFAALERACHTLNAEDDILRMKAPSTLTMRWLLARLSRFRALQPGNEVQLTSAWMSVDEVDFNQEPFDCAVLLSYGHFPADWEASYLFPELLIPVGAPNLLEDGPWDVTRLASAELLHPTPDRRDWRNWLERMGLSSQVSLKGGQVFDTLELGMIAAARGYGVSMGDLLMVAEDVAQGRLSLPWPTAVASGENYYLVWPKTRPGGERLRRLAEFLQGEVKAMELPQVERLDWHAAGR, via the coding sequence ATGTCACGTCGTCTCCCGCCGCTGTATGCCTTGCGCGCATTCGAGGCGGCTTCGCGGCACAACTCCTTTACCCGGGCGGCGGAGGAGCTGTCGATTACGCAAAGTGCCGTCAGCCGGCACATCCGTACACTCGAAGAGCATTTCGCCTGCCGCCTGTTCCAGCGCAGCGGCCGCAACCTGCAACTCACCGAAGCGGCGCGCCTGCTACTGCCCGGTGTGCGTGAGGGTTTCGCCGCGCTTGAGCGGGCCTGCCATACCCTGAATGCCGAAGACGACATCCTGCGCATGAAGGCGCCGTCCACCTTGACCATGCGCTGGTTGCTGGCGCGGCTCAGCCGCTTCCGGGCGTTGCAGCCGGGTAACGAAGTGCAGCTGACCAGTGCATGGATGAGCGTGGATGAAGTCGACTTCAATCAGGAACCGTTCGATTGCGCGGTGTTGTTGAGTTATGGGCATTTTCCGGCGGACTGGGAAGCCAGCTACCTGTTCCCCGAATTGCTGATCCCCGTGGGCGCACCGAACCTGCTGGAAGACGGGCCTTGGGACGTCACGCGGTTGGCGTCCGCCGAATTGCTGCACCCCACCCCCGACCGCCGCGACTGGCGCAATTGGCTGGAGCGCATGGGGTTGTCGTCCCAGGTGTCGCTCAAGGGTGGGCAGGTGTTCGATACGCTTGAACTGGGCATGATCGCCGCCGCGCGGGGTTATGGCGTGTCCATGGGCGACCTGCTGATGGTGGCCGAAGACGTGGCCCAGGGCCGGCTGAGCCTGCCGTGGCCGACGGCGGTGGCCAGTGGGGAAAACTACTACCTGGTGTGGCCGAAAACCCGCCCCGGTGGCGAGCGTCTGCGCCGTTTGGCGGAGTTTCTCCAAGGTGAAGTCAAGGCCATGGAATTGCCCCAGGTCGAGCGCCTCGACTGGCACGCGGCGGGCCGTTAA
- a CDS encoding ABC transporter six-transmembrane domain-containing protein codes for MSSVTPQILIEESKKIGQQSASQTLKAIARAYPGKLFCTLSLVALENALLLAYPLFAGFAVDSIIRGDAGSALFYAAVVLAFWVVGAARRALDTRTFTRIYADLAVPVILNQRLQNHSTSRAAARVVLARDFVDFFEKHVPIIATALVSIVGAAVMLLVIEPWIGLACLTALLLCTTLLPRFARRNQQLHERLNDRLEKEIGLVEKVGAQTLQRHYQVLSRLRIWLSDREAAAFLFIGTLAALLFVVAISQLALSPAVKAGHVYAVMTYLWTFVSSLDEAPGMVDQLARLKDIGKRVDPGLGER; via the coding sequence ATGTCATCCGTTACCCCGCAAATTCTGATCGAAGAAAGCAAGAAAATCGGCCAGCAATCCGCCAGCCAGACCCTCAAGGCGATCGCCCGCGCGTATCCCGGCAAGCTGTTTTGCACACTGTCGTTGGTCGCGCTGGAGAACGCGCTGCTGTTGGCGTATCCGCTGTTTGCCGGGTTCGCAGTGGACTCGATCATCCGCGGCGATGCCGGCAGCGCTTTGTTCTACGCCGCCGTGGTCTTGGCATTCTGGGTCGTCGGGGCTGCACGCCGAGCGCTGGACACGCGCACCTTCACACGTATTTACGCCGACCTCGCGGTGCCGGTAATCCTCAACCAGCGCCTGCAAAACCACAGTACTTCACGGGCGGCGGCGCGTGTGGTGTTGGCGCGGGACTTCGTCGACTTCTTCGAAAAACACGTGCCGATCATCGCTACCGCGCTGGTGTCCATCGTCGGTGCGGCAGTGATGTTGTTGGTGATCGAACCGTGGATCGGCCTGGCGTGCCTGACGGCGTTGCTGTTGTGCACCACCTTGCTGCCACGCTTTGCCCGGCGTAACCAGCAGTTGCACGAGCGCTTGAATGACCGTCTGGAGAAGGAAATCGGCCTGGTGGAAAAAGTCGGCGCGCAGACCTTGCAGCGTCACTACCAAGTGCTGTCGCGCCTGCGCATCTGGCTCTCCGACCGCGAGGCCGCCGCGTTCCTGTTTATCGGTACGCTGGCAGCCTTGCTGTTTGTGGTCGCGATCAGCCAGTTGGCGCTGTCGCCGGCGGTCAAGGCCGGCCATGTGTACGCGGTGATGACCTACCTCTGGACCTTCGTCAGCAGCCTGGACGAGGCACCGGGCATGGTCGATCAACTGGCGCGCCTGAAGGACATCGGCAAACGCGTAGACCCAGGCCTGGGCGAGCGCTAA
- a CDS encoding TetR/AcrR family transcriptional regulator translates to MSRIDRKDQIIAAALELFRSKGFADVSTRDLAEHAGLSRSHVYHYFSDWNELRREAFVRFANEQLEEVRAPLAGVPPLEALVGFLRDCLPCTADAGWALWLDAWDEAMHDPQMAEAYLVINAQWQGMLAEVIEQGVAEGVFRSVSPRRAARQIFALAMGYADDLMLKPSTESAEAVLDEVMEVARLLLDFPA, encoded by the coding sequence ATGTCGCGTATCGACCGTAAAGACCAGATCATCGCCGCCGCCCTGGAGCTGTTTCGCAGCAAGGGCTTTGCCGATGTGTCCACCCGCGACTTGGCCGAACACGCCGGCCTGTCGCGCAGCCACGTCTACCACTACTTCAGCGACTGGAATGAACTGCGCCGCGAAGCCTTTGTGCGCTTTGCCAATGAACAGCTGGAGGAAGTGCGCGCGCCACTGGCGGGTGTGCCGCCGCTGGAGGCACTGGTGGGGTTCTTGCGCGACTGCCTGCCGTGCACCGCCGACGCCGGCTGGGCGCTGTGGCTGGATGCCTGGGACGAGGCGATGCATGACCCGCAAATGGCCGAGGCGTACCTGGTGATCAATGCCCAGTGGCAAGGCATGCTCGCCGAGGTGATTGAGCAGGGTGTTGCTGAAGGGGTTTTTCGAAGTGTTTCTCCCCGACGCGCTGCCCGGCAGATTTTCGCGTTGGCGATGGGGTATGCCGATGACCTGATGCTCAAGCCGTCAACTGAATCGGCAGAAGCGGTGTTGGATGAAGTGATGGAAGTGGCGAGGCTGTTGCTGGACTTTCCCGCATAG
- a CDS encoding NorM family multidrug efflux MATE transporter — protein sequence MIMQHPVRTELWAILRLSGPLIASQLAHMLMVLTDTLMMARLSPEALAGGGLGAASYSFVAIFCIGVIAAVGTLVAIRHGAGDIEGATRLTQAGLWLAWLMALVAGLLLWNLKPVLLMFGQTETNVHAAGQFLTILPFALPGYLSFMALRGFTSAIGKATPVMVISLCGTVLNYVLNHALIEGMFGLPKLGLMGIGLVTAIVANCMALALMWYIRSNRAYAAYPLSNGLLRLNTQYLRELWRLGLPIGGTYAVEVGLFAFAALCMGTMGSTQLAAHQIALQIVSVAFMVPAGMSYAITMRIGQHYGAGQLLAARMAGRVGIGFGAAVMLGFAAVLWLFSDALIGLFLDHNDPAFHDVIVLAVSLLAVAAWFELFDGVQTIAMGCIRGLKDAKTTFLVGLGCYWLIGAPSAWLMAFTLGWGPTGVWWGLALGLACAAVSLTWAFEAKMKRMIRREPEIRAEFQAMQPD from the coding sequence ATGATCATGCAGCATCCGGTGCGTACTGAACTCTGGGCCATTCTGCGGCTGTCGGGGCCGTTGATTGCCTCACAGTTGGCGCACATGTTGATGGTGCTGACCGACACCCTGATGATGGCCCGCCTGAGCCCCGAAGCCCTCGCCGGTGGCGGCTTGGGCGCGGCGAGCTATTCGTTCGTGGCGATTTTCTGCATCGGCGTGATTGCCGCCGTCGGCACCCTCGTGGCCATTCGGCATGGCGCGGGCGACATCGAAGGCGCCACCCGCCTGACCCAGGCCGGGCTTTGGCTGGCCTGGCTGATGGCCTTGGTCGCGGGCTTGCTGTTGTGGAACCTCAAGCCCGTGCTGCTGATGTTCGGCCAGACCGAAACCAACGTGCATGCGGCGGGGCAATTTCTGACCATCCTGCCATTCGCCCTGCCCGGCTACCTGAGTTTCATGGCCTTGCGCGGTTTTACCAGCGCCATCGGCAAGGCCACCCCGGTGATGGTGATCAGCCTGTGCGGCACCGTGCTCAACTACGTCCTCAACCACGCGCTGATCGAGGGTATGTTCGGCCTGCCCAAACTCGGCTTGATGGGCATCGGCCTGGTCACCGCGATCGTCGCCAACTGCATGGCCCTGGCGCTGATGTGGTACATCCGCAGCAACCGGGCATACGCGGCCTACCCGCTAAGCAACGGCCTGCTGCGCCTCAACACCCAATACCTGCGCGAGCTGTGGCGCCTGGGCCTGCCGATTGGCGGCACCTATGCAGTGGAAGTCGGCTTGTTTGCCTTCGCAGCGCTGTGCATGGGTACCATGGGCAGTACGCAGTTGGCGGCGCATCAGATTGCCCTGCAGATTGTCTCGGTGGCCTTTATGGTGCCGGCGGGGATGTCGTACGCGATCACCATGCGCATCGGCCAGCATTACGGCGCCGGCCAGTTGCTGGCGGCGCGCATGGCCGGGCGAGTCGGGATCGGCTTTGGCGCGGCGGTGATGTTGGGGTTCGCGGCGGTGTTGTGGCTGTTTTCCGATGCGCTGATCGGGCTGTTCCTCGACCATAACGACCCGGCCTTCCACGACGTCATCGTGCTGGCCGTCAGCCTGCTGGCCGTGGCCGCATGGTTTGAACTGTTCGACGGCGTGCAGACCATCGCCATGGGCTGCATTCGTGGGCTGAAAGACGCCAAGACGACCTTTCTGGTCGGGCTGGGCTGCTACTGGCTGATCGGCGCGCCGTCGGCGTGGCTGATGGCGTTCACCTTGGGCTGGGGGCCAACCGGCGTGTGGTGGGGCTTGGCGTTGGGGCTGGCGTGTGCGGCCGTGAGTTTGACCTGGGCGTTTGAGGCGAAGATGAAAAGGATGATTCGGCGGGAGCCGGAAATTCGCGCTGAATTCCAAGCCATGCAGCCAGACTAG